TCATTCTGGGTGGGAAGACTTGGTTTAGAAAATATGGAGATATCTTTTTCGGATATTGGATCCGAAACGGAAAGCGTCACTGAATTTAATTATTTCGCCAGGCCTCGCCTAATTCTCAAAAACGTTCGATTTTATTGGCAGAAGGATATTTTCGTGGAAGCGGATCGTCTCTCTTTGGAGGCCATCGCTAAAAACGGAGAAATTCTACCTTTTGATCGGCCGGAACTTTTTACTCTTAAGATCCTTAACGGAAATATCCATATCTCTTTTGAAAGTCTGGAAAAGCTGATTAACGGAAGATTGTTCTCTTTTCCAGGATCTACTCTTCGTAAAATTAAACTTCGCCCGATTTTTCATAACGGTGCCTGGAAACTTAAAATTGCTGGGGAGGTCAAATTTGTTGTTTGGGTCTCCTTCGAAGGCATTGCCACCGTTAAGATCGATCAGGAGTCCGGTAGAATCTTGCTGGAGAATGAGTCCGTTCGAGCATTATTAAATCCTTATACAAAGGAACTTTTAAATACTGTAGGTGTATCTATTGAGGATTTGGTCCGCTTTCCTAAGGGGAAGGGTCTTGTCTTTATAGGAAACAAGGTGTTCTTTGAACCTTTTTCTGTTTTTCCCGATCCGGAAGTGGAAGGTAAGATCAAAGACCTTAAATTGGACGAAAATGCGTTAGATATCGAGTTCATTGCGGAACAAGATATTCCCTCTCCTAAAACAAATTCTAAAAATTATATTTATGTTACTGGTGGAAAATTACTCTTCGGAGGGATTCAAGTTCACCAAGGGAAGGTCTTACTACTGGACAGGGATGAATCTTCCCAATTCGAGTTCTGTTTTTCGGAATTTAAAAAAGCTTTGTCTCTCTCCAACGTAAAGATGGAGGAAGACGGACGTATCCTTATCTTCATGCCTGATTCTCCTCCTCTTAATTGAACCTCTTGTAAATAAAATATTTCCAATTTCACAAAAATTTCACGAATCGGGAACATTCTTCTTCGAACCTGGTCCTCTTGTTTAAGAGGGATTTTTATGAATCTTTTCACTTCCAAGTTTACAGTTCTTCCTTTTTACGTAAGGAGCGCCTTGCTCGTTTTGGGAATTTTTCTGATGAGTTGCATTTCTACTCAATACGCAGGAGGAGGTGGTGGTGGGAGTCCTTATCCTTCCGACTTTGTTTATAAGGGAGATCTATTCGGTTTACAAAATTGTTTGAGAGCCGGCTATTCTGTGGATACGAGAGATCCTTTTACTAGAAATTTTACTCCTTTGATGATAGCAGCGAGAGAAGGAGAAGTAGAGATCGCAGAATTTTTAGTTCGGAACGGTGCGGACATTAACGCCAAAACTAGGGACGGCCATACGGCTCTTATGATGGCTGTTTACAACCGGAATCTGGATATAGTTAAACTTCTTTTGAAGAATGGTGCGAATGTACATATCAAAAGTAAACAAGGTCACACTGCATTTTCGGAAGCAAGTTTAGAAGAATCTATCCAGATCAAAGAATTGCTGGCTTCTCATGAGATCGGTCCAAAAAGATGAAATCGGCATTTCAGATAGTTCTTGTTCTTCTATTTATAGAATCTTGCATGAATGATGATCGTTGCGTAAGAGATTGTGATAAGAACTTTTCCATCTGTCTGTTGGTTGCGAACAATGAAAATTCTCTTGGAATTGGATTCATTTGTAAGGTTGTCTGCGACGACTGTAAATCGGACTGTCATACTGTAACTTCATCCTCCGGAAGAACAAGCAGTACTTCCAGGGGAGGATCATCCGGAGGAGGAGGTGGTGGCGGTAGTTCTGGCGGTGACGGTGGTGGTGGAGGAGGTCACGGTGGAGGTGGTCATGGAGGATCTGGAATTATATTCTAAATCCCAGTTACAAAAAAGGAAACCGAGTTATCTCGGTTTCCAGTTTGAGCTATTAATAAAATAGATCTACTTTGCGAATCCTATCTCGGAGGTTATAGGATTTTTTTCGTAATCTTCTTTCTTCGCTGCTACCTCGTCGAAATAGGTCTCGTAATTCGGGAAATTTGTTCCCATGATCCTATCCCAGAAATTGAAATAGAGACTATAATTCCCATGAAACTTTTGGTGATGAAGGTTATGATGGGTAGAAGTATTGATCCATTTTGTGATCGGATTACTTGCCCAACCTTTCGGGAAAAATTCATATCCTAGATGCCACCAGATATTCATCACCATCGCATAGAATGTATGGAATATAAACACTCCGAAATGGATTGGGACCAAACTTATGAATGGTACTACGTAGATCGCTTCCAAAAATGCTTCCGCCCAATGGAAATTGTAAGCAGCTAAAGGAGAAGGGTTTACGGATTTATGATGGATTGCATGTACGAATGTGTAAACTTTTTTGTGATGCATTAACCTATGAGCCCAATAAAACCAGGTCTCATGCCAAACTGTAATCAAGATATAACTTAAGATCGCGTAAGCCCAACCTCTTTCGGAGATATCAAAGTAGAGCGCTCTTGGAAGATATCCCAATTTTTGTAAGCTGAAAGAAACGACTGCAACCAAGCTGAACATTACCATTGTCACGGCAGATTGTTTGATCTCGTATACTACCTTTTCCCATTTTGGAAAACTTTTCTGGATCCTGTACTTTTCAAAGTATCCTTTTTTCCAAACCCAGAATATGAAGAATGCAAGCCCTGCCAAAGGGTAGTATCTGATAAAGTTCATTGATAGTTGGAATAGTCCGAAATTCCGAACGCATTCCCAACCGAAATCACAAGCGTTGATTGCCATTTTTCCTCCGATCTCTGTATTCAGTTTACGATGGATCCAAAAAGAAATCGTCCTCCCCGATCGGAGCGGAATAAAATATACGTCCGGATCGATCGAAACGGACTACTTGGACTTATTTTTGCGGATCTTGTTTCTGTATTCGGAGGGTGTAAATCCGGTCTCCTTTCGGAAAACCTCGTTAAAAGCGGATTTAGAGCCAAATCCTGAAGAGTAGGCGATGGACAATAAAACTTCCTGAGGATCTGATTCTATTTTCTTTTTGGCCTCTTCTACCCTGTATTCATTCAGTAATTGAAAGAAATTTTTTCCAATTTCATTGTTCAGATATTCCGAAAGTTGATGGGTACTAATCTCTAATTTGCCTGCTAAAAATCCGAGAGTCAGATCTTCCTTTAAGAATACCTTCTCCCTTTGAAATAAGTCTTCTAAGTTTTGTTTGATATCTTCAAGATCTAGTCCGCCAAGTTGAGAGGCCCTATATTTTTTTTCTTCTTCTACCACTCTTTGTACTTCTAAGAAAAATTCGGGGAATCCTTGGCGCAGAATGTACAAAGAACATAAGAAGATCCCGATTAAAGAACCTACACCTTCTAAACCTCTGATAGATCCTAAAAATACGGATATAGATCCGTATAATAAAATGATTAGAATGCTAACGCTTACTGCAAAGATCGTAAGCATTCTCGGGTCCTTGTATATGACTGAGAATCTAAAACCCCAAAACAAACGGAAGAATGTGGAAAACAGGAACGCGAACATGACTCCCATTGTGCTTAATACCGGAATTTTTAAGAATAAAGGAAGACCGGTGGTTTGTAGGCTTTTGAGTAATTCGATCTTTTCCGGGCCTCCTGAAAAATAGAAGGGCGCCATCCAAATAAATATCGCGAGTGCGGGAATCATCTTCAGATAAAATATTTTTTTAGACTCCGGGGTGTTTCCCATCGCAAGAAGAAGATAACGTTCTATAAAAGGTCCCATCAGTCCGGAAACAGGAAGATGTGTTAGATACAAACCTGGGAAGTGAATGATCATCTTACATGTTAGCAAGAATGCATGAGATAGAAAGATCCCTACTAAGAAAAAAATAAAGGCCAGTAAGTTTTGTTTTTCTCCTCTGGGAGAAGAGAATATTTCCCCTAAAGAAAATAAAAATGCGAGTCCGATCGAAAAGACTAAAAATAAAGAAGTATAAGATTGGATCCCGAACTCGTTCATGTTGTAATTTCCGCGATGCCAACCTTCTCCGCAGCCTTTACTAAAGACAAGTCTGCAGAATATAATTTTGCACTTCCTAAGACACAACTTGCAAGCAAATGTGCGTCAATCCAACCGATTCCGAGTCCCGCCAGGGAATTTCTTTCCGAAAAGATCATGGCTTCTTTATGGTTTGCGATCGGAACTTCTTTTAATTGGGCGTACTCAGTTAGAAAAAAGTTCTTATTCTTAAAATTTCCCAGGCTGAGTTCTCCCTCTACCATAGGATGACGTCTGACCAAACCTAGGCGGAGAAGTTCCGTAAGTTTCGGATCCGCTTTTCGTAGATGATTGATCCAAACAGAAGTATCTACAAGCACCGCCGTCATTTAGAAATTTTTTT
This window of the Leptospira hartskeerlii genome carries:
- a CDS encoding sterol desaturase family protein, with the protein product MAINACDFGWECVRNFGLFQLSMNFIRYYPLAGLAFFIFWVWKKGYFEKYRIQKSFPKWEKVVYEIKQSAVTMVMFSLVAVVSFSLQKLGYLPRALYFDISERGWAYAILSYILITVWHETWFYWAHRLMHHKKVYTFVHAIHHKSVNPSPLAAYNFHWAEAFLEAIYVVPFISLVPIHFGVFIFHTFYAMVMNIWWHLGYEFFPKGWASNPITKWINTSTHHNLHHQKFHGNYSLYFNFWDRIMGTNFPNYETYFDEVAAKKEDYEKNPITSEIGFAK
- a CDS encoding ankyrin repeat domain-containing protein, translated to MNLFTSKFTVLPFYVRSALLVLGIFLMSCISTQYAGGGGGGSPYPSDFVYKGDLFGLQNCLRAGYSVDTRDPFTRNFTPLMIAAREGEVEIAEFLVRNGADINAKTRDGHTALMMAVYNRNLDIVKLLLKNGANVHIKSKQGHTAFSEASLEESIQIKELLASHEIGPKR
- a CDS encoding helix-turn-helix domain-containing protein, producing MNEFGIQSYTSLFLVFSIGLAFLFSLGEIFSSPRGEKQNLLAFIFFLVGIFLSHAFLLTCKMIIHFPGLYLTHLPVSGLMGPFIERYLLLAMGNTPESKKIFYLKMIPALAIFIWMAPFYFSGGPEKIELLKSLQTTGLPLFLKIPVLSTMGVMFAFLFSTFFRLFWGFRFSVIYKDPRMLTIFAVSVSILIILLYGSISVFLGSIRGLEGVGSLIGIFLCSLYILRQGFPEFFLEVQRVVEEEKKYRASQLGGLDLEDIKQNLEDLFQREKVFLKEDLTLGFLAGKLEISTHQLSEYLNNEIGKNFFQLLNEYRVEEAKKKIESDPQEVLLSIAYSSGFGSKSAFNEVFRKETGFTPSEYRNKIRKNKSK
- a CDS encoding type II toxin-antitoxin system VapC family toxin, coding for MTAVLVDTSVWINHLRKADPKLTELLRLGLVRRHPMVEGELSLGNFKNKNFFLTEYAQLKEVPIANHKEAMIFSERNSLAGLGIGWIDAHLLASCVLGSAKLYSADLSLVKAAEKVGIAEITT